Below is a window of Arabidopsis thaliana chromosome 2, partial sequence DNA.
aataataaagtaaTATGAGATTTGATTCTTTGTATTCactgaaaataaatgattttaaacaaaaaaatcaggaTGATTAATGCTAATTGATCAAGtgtgttatatattttagtttagatATGGAAAGATTTAAATGTTGCaagaatttatttcataaaagtgttgcaaaaatgtatatgtagataggTTACATTGTAAccacatttttcatttcttttttctgtcaaaAGATTTTCACTCCATATATACCACCGACCATCACATATATGGTAATGTGTAATCTATACATTAGCTATGATTTTTAATcaatgtttgaattttttttccgaTAAAAGtatctttgaatttttaataactgaaagttgaaaaatagATTGTATATTTGCATGTTATAGTGTGGTCCATTTCTTATAACTATTTAATATACActcaataaaacaatattcattgattttcaattttagaaaacaaaatgaaagttATAATTAGTATATTGGTTTATgactgaaaaaaagaaagtatattGCCACATCTTAAATGAGCTCCCATCGAACTTGTCGAACTTGTCGGGAAGGAGGCCTGCTGAATTTGCCGCTGGATGTTGAAATTGCTCAAGGGCTTCAGTTTGCATAGATTCATGTACAACTACTTTCACCGGAGGGAGCGTACCAAATTGGATTTCAGCTTCAGTTTCACCCCCATTGTTGGTGACCTCGTCGACGTTCGAGATGTTGACGTTCTCAGTTGACACAAAACCAGATCAGTACCAAAGTTATAATATGTGAGTTAATCAAGAGAAAATACGACAAGTTACAATCTTTCTATTTGAACACAAATGAAAGCAAAACCAGTTGCATGTTTCTAATTAAGACGTCATCCTATAAACAATTACACATATATTTTCAGGTTTCACTCTACAcaattgataataaaaaaaaaacaatttgcaaACATGTGATAACAATTttgcaaaaaccaaaaaaattacaagcaAAAAAACTGCAGGTTATGACAAGAATCCCAATTCAAAGTCtaataacaattttaattttgcataacaacaaaccaaaaaaactggagattacatatatatatatattatatataagcattaaaatcatgtttagttatatttctctgtttataacataagaaatagaaaacataGACTTCTATTTAAGATGCAAGTTTTGATAAtcttaaatttcaaaaaccaaGCTGCAGTTTGTTGATGCTCTAGAGTCGCAACTCTAAGGGTGCGCTTTGGTCAAATCCGATTTGACATTTATTTGGCCGCAGACAATAAACTACTCTGAGGCTCGCAAGCTCTCGTCACAGTGAGTTTGAAGTTTAGCCAATCGCAATTGGTAAACTCAATCCGATACTTGTAAGCAATCACAATTTTCCCACGTTTATGAATCTCAATTCCAATCTGTTactgttttttaaaacaaaacgaaaGGGTTAAGACTATAGGAGCTAAAATTAACAAACGCTACGTAAAGTAATTGAAATCGAAATTATAAACGTTTAAGGAAAGACAAGAGAGGAGTTGAGCTGATGAACTCTTTTCTTAACCCTTTGAATCACTCGTTGTGTGACGGATTCGGTGTGATTCAAGGATTCCAGCATACAGCTCTAACGAACATAGTTTCCACGATACTCTCGAGACTTACTTTAAGACAGTGAGAGATTGCTGGAgatgttttgcttttgaaatATGTGTGAATGTGCAACTGTTTCTCTGCTAGTGTCAACAAAGACTTGAAGCGTAActttcttatatatgtttgagATACTtaggtttaaatttgtttcttcagaaaattaaaaccaaGTCAAACAGAAATATAGGAGTTAGTTGGTGACTTGATACTTCAACGACTCATATTCTCAAGGAGTTGAGGAAGTGAAGAAGACATATTCTTTAGGGACGTGAGGAATGGAGTGACTTGTTTCCTCCTTTCAAGACCCGACAACCACCGGAGCTCCAACTTGAGATATAGGCCATCTCTTAAGCCCATTTCTTTTCACACAAGCTTGACAAAAATTGTGGGGAGATGATTCTGATGAACGAAAAGGGGCACATCATGGACTGTAGACTTGACACGAAAGAAATCATGTGCACCTACATACATCAAATGAGGATGGAGAAGTTGATTGCTCGAGTAATTGCTCGATACACTTAACTGCTAGGTAGTATATGCGAGGTCGATCCACAAGGACCAAAGATACTCTAAGGATTTCTGAGACTCGTTTTTAGCTAAAGCGAAAaggttgtttgtttggttttcggattgtaaattaaaatgcaaaaaaataatcgaTTAAACTTTTGTGATAAAAAGCATTGGACCTATTTCAGAGATCAATGATtaatagagataagaaacaagaaattcaGCATAAAGAACCGTTCTCGAACATGAACACAAGTTTAGACTAATTCTCTCTCGAGACATTAATCACTAAATTTGACTACTTAACTACttaacttttgtttgtaattttctaGTCAAATTCGCATTAGAATTAGGTTCACAATGCATTCAAACATCAACTCTTGTTGGTTAGAAATATATTGCTCAATTCACATTGATTCAGGCATTCTATCGAACACTTTTGATACATAGAAAAACCTAGAATCTAAAACAGGGTGATCAATCCTAttctagcattaagaacatgTGAATCAAAGAACTTAAAGATTAAGAACtccaaacaacaatcaaaccaTAATAGtgaattatttgtattttcttaactaAGAATTTTTTTGGACTTTCATTCGTACTATAACTAACAAATCAGGCTTAACTACTACtcctttttaatttcatttgttttttttttgtttttttctttaaactactagatattaacccgcggtataccgtaggcctatattttcattaaataaaaaataattgaatatttttaggatgatttaataaatttatgctattgtttgatttaaatgtataattcacCGGAAGAcgaaattttataactcaaattttaaagttttaagttgtatttgtttattttgtcaaatgtttaatattgtataattgtattttgattgttgtttctcggatttcacccgtagtacaccatcccatattaatatcgaatcaaacccgtcaattctaggatttcacccgtggtaatatttaattgtataataataacttgattgtcattctaggatttcactcctacttctatcgcaaattattatcaacccaaaccagtctttttttttttttttttttttttcaacaaagaaatttatttattaaccaAAGTCATTACAATAGTGTTGATGTAACCAAATAGGTAAAGTACAAGAATCAGAATAAAAACATGTTGAATTGCAACCAAGCTTTGCCAACTCATGTGCTACTTTGTTTCCTCCCCGACGAACAAAACTAAACTGAACATTTGAAAACTTCTTCGCCCAGATCCGAATGTCATCAAGAAGATTTGCCAGATGGTTGTGGGAAGAAGATCCTGAGACTAAATTGGTTAGAGTTTCACAGTCACCCTCCATAATCACTCGTAGATAGCCTCTAATCCATGTTTGTTGTAAGGCAGCCAGAAGCGCCTTTGTTTCTGCCTCTAACGGAGTACTTGTGTTGTCGAGTTGCAGTGATCCCCAATGCTGTGCAATACCATCATGGTTTCGAATAATCCATCTAGCAGTGGAGTCTAAATTTTGGACATTGAAACCGGCGTCATAATTACATTTGATGTGTGTATCAGGCGGAGCTTTCCACTTCGTATTGTGAACCACGGTAatacaccatcccatattaatatcgaatcaagcacgtcaattctaggatttcacccgtggtagtatttaattgtataattatagtttaattgtcattctaggatttcactcctaattctatcgcaaattattatcaacctaaaccagtcaattctaaaatatcacccgtagtacaccatcccatattaatattgatttaaacccgttaattctaggatttcacccgtggtagtaCTGCGAGAGAAAtcttataaaagaatcaaaatgtgtttaaaaaaaattaaagttttaagtgtttttttaatattgttaattttgtgtagtgtttaagattatataattatattatgattgtTAATTATAGGTTTTTTTCCGTAGCATACCATCCCATGTTATAATCCACTCAAACCCGTCAcaccatataaccccgtcccgtgaaattaaacacaaatttgtcattttattataattataaaatttataaaattagaaacttctaaaaagattaatattgacccaaacttcatcattgaattttgagtgttatatctaagatttctcTCGCAGTATATCgtcccatattaatatcttttatattgtttaatttcttgtaaaatttaatttataattttttgaaactttttaaagttttaattctttaaaataaataaccctaataaacaaactattttaattttggacacctcataaatcaagtttcatgctcattcgtaatcgaaatcattttggtcctttttataGTATGGGTCTGaaccattgtccaatttttgtaagcgatgtgggacattgtacAATCGTAATTATTATCTACCTgaaacccgtcctaccatataacccagttccgtgaaattaaacataattttttcattttcttataaatttcaatattataaaatttgaaacttagaaaaaatacaatatcaACCTTgattatatttaagatttttcctGTAATATATCGTctcgtattaatatattttatatatatttataatttttaaatttcttgtaaaattcaatttataattttgaaaactttataagttttaaaattataaatatttaaagcagtttttaaagataaactttataaaaagtttttaaaattataatatttaacttttgataaagttataatatttataatttcttgaaacattttaaagtttcaattctttaaaataaaaaacccgAGTAAGTAggataactattttaattttggacgccTAATAAATCAAGTTTCCTGCTCATTCgtaatcagaatcattttggtccttttataatatgggtctgaaccattgtccaatttttctaaacgatgtgggacattgtacatatattatttcttcataggttgaataatatatgtccgttttaaaaaaaattcaattacatcatatgcagaaaaaatataatattttattaaatatatatattttatataaattcaaaataaatagagtataagatcaaataaaagtgaaagaagaattatatatttatgtttaaattaggtagaaatattttaggaaatatggttagtttagagatattgtttatattaaatttggtaattaaatcattaattttcgtttttaattattagtttgtagttaacttttccaaaaattaatgttatcaAAGATCAGAAcagaattaaacatgttatccAAGATCCGAACAGAGTTAAACCGGGTTATACCCACCCATTGCAGGTTTAAGATTATCAAAACTTGCATCttaaacactatatatatagattcatTCCACCTTTTTGGAAATTTAAGATTATCAAAACTTGCATCttaaacactatatatatagattcattccacctttttcttctctattacACTATTACTCTCATTCTTTACCAATCAAAACCTAAGGTGATTTCTATTTGGGAATTCTTTAGCTCTCAAACCAGTTCTCACAGTCGTTTTAAGCAGAAGGAAAATACATAATTACCATCCTccaattcttttaaatttaagGCTCAATGGTGTAGCTTTGAATCCGCCGTAGATCACCACAACATCATTTgcacatttttgttattttgttaagaaaaatggTTGTTTACTTACCTAAAAGCgtaaatgtatttttgaaaacatagtAGCCGTAAACgttcatttattataaaaaaaagttaaggtAAACCAATACAAGGTGCAAGTAAAATTAATAACCCAatgaaaaatgacaaaatctcAACATGGAGACTTGAAACTAGGATACATTCAATAACACTCTCATAGAGTTTTAACCACTAGACTATAAAGAATGTTTGAAAATGtatctcatttttctttgaataatATGAATGGACGGGCCGGGCCTGCGTAAGCAAAATGTAACCACTAGACATTCAATAAGCATAATGCTTTACTTGCCTTATGGACGGGCCGGGCCTGCGTAAAATACATTTGGGAAAGAATATTCTCAAAATCATATCTAGTGCATACGacaatcatttatatataaatggatATAAAACAATCCATAGATGATGACAACATACTGTATATGTATAATTCAATAGATCGTTACATCCACTTTGCAAAGTGCAAGCTTCGGTTGTATGACATGAGCCACTTGAGTTGAAATGCTCAAATTTTTATTCCTAATAATAAATTgcacaaataaataataaatgatagAATTCCGATGAATCAATATCCGATgtattataatttgatttctaAAGTTATTCTGAAGTTATTTTGTTCCTCAAAAATTGCGTTAGAAATTGTTCACGGGATgcgaacaaagaaaaaatcatgaaGAGTGCATCCGCATATTAACcaagtatatattaaataatttttgctTATGCTGATAACATTAGTGATAATTTTTACTATGATTAACCAAGAATATCAAAAATTGACATTTTAATAAAAGCTCTtctcaaaaatatcaaacttaagttttgtttttttcaaaaataccatcatttgtttaatgttccaaaaatatcatttaagttttggtttttcaaaaataccacaaaaaataaaattaaactttcaactttcaaaactaaaccataaacctaAATACTAAACCTTATCTCCTAAACACTATAACGTAAATCTAAAATAGTCAATTCTAACttaagaattttttatttttttttatttttgtggttaTGGTACTTTtggaaaaccaaaactattgGTGATATTTATAGAACATTAAACTGATAGTgatttttttggcaaaacaaaactcgaaaatattgtattttgaagactttttcttttaataacagttatatttaaattggcattaccaaaaaaaatgttatttttttgaattgggGACAAATgctttaattgttttaaaacatttgaagaTAGAGCATATATCCccatttgggttttgtttcaCGGGTGTTTAGTGACgtacatacatataaaatacTTATTTTTCAAGATATGAAAATATCGCACTCAAAAAATCTAATTGTATTTcttcataaaataattttagaaattagaatTGTATTTCATCATAAAACTGATTTTCCCTTGTTAAAACCTACGTTGAAAATCAATTTTAGCatttataaaaggaaaaaaaaataatctaaatctaaatcttattaattgatatgtttctgaatttcaaaatatgtttAGAAACCTAGAATTCTATGAAAGTTTTCTTGGTATATATACATTCATATTAACCTAAAGTCAGAATCGACCATGAAGCCAAGTGGGGCAACCATGACTCTAAACAAGTACAAATATTTTAGCGGCAgcttttatattaaaattcttCTTAGCCCATATGAGTAGAAACTTTTGCTTTTAAGGTTACAATGACCAGTTTAAATCTCCGTCAGTGTTTTCCTGTTTTTTCTAGAGAAATTGGTAAAAggagatttttgtttaaaaacgTCCATCTAATACATTTTCTAAAAGGATTTGGTGTACTATGTTTTATAAAACTAAGAGCAACCCCATCCATGGTTTCTAAACTTAAATCTCTtattttagagagagaaaatttattataaaaaaatgtatgagtttcttgattagtaaaaaaatcatctccaaaatatcttatattagaaattttggaaaacatttcttaactattcaaaaaacctacaattaaataatattatttttattgttttattgttaAGAAACTTATATTTAGAAACTACTAATGGAATTGCTCTAAAGAACTCGATTATACCCTCCATTCCATAATTCTTGAAACATACCCAAAAACTTCTTATTATTAAAGaatctttcttaaaaaaaaaacataaattaattaacaaaactaagaaGAGGCGTTACCAACACTTACCACATTCTTACACCTTGTTTTGCATAGCCAtaataataaaccaaacaGATGTATTGCTCAACAAAGTACATTGCTCGTCACTTGGAGTCTCTCTTTTGGTTCACAAGAGCCCATAAGAACATAAGAGCACATATAATACAATTCGGTTTTCAAAAATCATAGgacttttttttcctcatcaATCAAGTGGTTCCCAGTCACAAAATACAACCTTGATGGCTTACTACCTTTTAAAGCATATTCATCTACTCACTAAGAAAGCATGAAATCTAAGAGAAAACTCGTTTTAgtaaggaagagaaagaaaagatgacACAAATTCGATCCCAGCCTAGGTTTTAAAAGGGAAAACCATTTTTAGCAtttataattacttttaaaaaaaattagaatacaTATTCTAAATTCCGTATAACGTaatcaaaaaaacatatttctaatttgcagatttagtttccttatttttctCTACTCGATTCCTGCTTTTATGGAATTCTAAATTTCAAAGAATGtagtttctaattttagtagaacatattttaatttaattttgctGAACATATGATAAAGtgtaaaacatatattctACAAATCGTAGAACATAGAGTAATTTGTAGAATACATATTCTAAATTTCGTAGAAATAGAGTAAAATATAGAATTATGTAATCTAAATTTCGTAGAACATACCAAATTCAGAGTTCTGAAATATTCTAACCAGTTTAGATACTCTGATGTTGTAAGGTGTAAGAGTTAATTACTGTCACAAAACGGTTTtgagatggtgaagaagaatctttccATATCTGTGAGCTTCTCTCGTTTTGGTTACGGTCAGGTTCTGTGGAAAGACACTCTATTGgcatagcttcttcttctaactcTCTATGGAATAAACGTAAACCTAGAGTTCCACCTCTTTGAAACAGTTTGAAAGTAAAGAAACTTCCAGCTCTAAATCCATTGGCATTACAGAAACTTCTCCATCCTCGTTTGATGTAAGTAGTTGGACATGAGTTCTTTCGTTTCAAGTCTACAGTCCATGATCTGCCTTTTTCTTCGATCAGAATCATCTCTCCACACATTTTTTCTAGACCATTTGCCCTCACAAAGAAGAGACTTAAATCCAACTAGTATTAGTTAAACAGATTTTCTCTACTTacatattctcttttttaatataagttAGAGAGACGAAAGAACACAACTCACCGAGGTTGTTCTTATTGTCTAAAGACACATATTGTCACAACAACTAGGTCCCAACATTGTTACGTGGAAAGTCATGTCTCTCTCTTGTCTGAAAACAATGATGTCGCCGAGTCGAAGATCATGTGCGAGAGCAAAATCTTTCCAACCGTTGGTAAGTCTCTGGCCATCTATTTTCACCTTCTAGGTTTTCTTGGATGCATCTGACCTTAACATTGCCGTCTTCTGCTCATTTCTTCCTTCTATATTCTCAAATCAGAAGGCTAAAGGAATTGTCTGAAGCACCATgcaaatacaaaaccaaaagcatTATTCTCAATGATCTTCTCAGAGGGACATATACAGAGTAGAGAAAGATTTACCAAGTGGCTGTGAAAGCCAGGAAAAAGTGGCTTGAAGAAATGTTGATTCGCCATTATCAAAGCTCCAGAATCTCTCAGCCTTTACACTGCAATCTCAAGGAGGAAAGAGtataataaagtaataaaCACAACGTTCActtcacatgtttttttttgtttttttttgttttttttgttttaactaaaGACTGTTCGGTTTCCACTGGGTGACTGAACAATCAACATATATGAACTCGAGAGctttagaaaaagtaaaaccagattacttttttatataaaaacaaaaccatcaaaCTTTTTGATAGTGTTATTATGCACTTTACATGCTTTCATATTAACAATCTCGGACCAAGTCCCATCCGGCGATCCTATCGAAGATCGCGTACGCTACAAGTCTCCCCCCTTGAATGAGATTCGTCGCCGAATCCGACCCAAGTTTCTTTTTACCCATCTCTTTGAACCACTCCGGGGAACCTGCCTTCATCTTGTTTTCAGTTTCCCaagtatcttcttctctatctccgCAATTCCACTCAACCCTTACCATTTTCACGATTTTCTTCTGAGTCCCTTTCTCTAATCTATCCACAATTCGAATAGGTTTTGCTTTCATCATCAAGTTTCCTTCTAATTTGGCAGGAACATCTTCCATAGGGTCATCTCATTCGCTTAGGCACTTCTTAAGTTGCGATACGTGAAAAACCTTATGAAACGCCACTAACTTTGGTGGTAGATCGGGCTTGTAGGACGCTGCCCCAATCCGTTCGAGCACCTTGTATGGCCCCACGTATCTCGGACTAAGCTTTTTCCTCTTGGAAAAGCGTCTGTTCCTTTGTAAGTCACTGCCTTTAGATACACTAGATCTCCTACTTCGAATTCTAACTCTTTTCGACGTTTATCCGCATAACTTTTCTAACGGTCCTGAGCTTTCTTTAACTTGACCTTAAGAAACTTCATCTTTTCATTCATCTCGTCCACAATCCCTAGACCGAATAGCATTCGTTCGCCCACGGGCGTCCAACATAAAGGCGTCCGGCGTGCCCTTCCATACAATGTCTCGTAAGGCGACATACCAATACTTCTTTGGTAACTGTTATTGTATGCGAACTCTATCAACGTCAAATGCTTTTCCCAGTTTCCACCCCAATCTAAAACACATGCACTTAGCATATCTTCTAGAGTCCGAATGGTTCGTTTGGATTGCCCATCGGTTTGAGGATGGTACGCCGTGCTCATATTCACTCTTGTTCCTAAGGTTTTTTGGAAAGCCCTCCAAAAATTTGAAGTGAATCGAGTATCCCGGTCAGAGACTATACTCGCGGGTACCCCATGTAGCCGAACAATTTCTTTAATGTACCTTTCTGCAATACGTTCGGCTCTATCGGTTTCTCGATCGCCAGAAAGTGTGCCGACTTGGTCAACATATCGACCACTACCCATACCGCATCATGCTTTAATGGACTTGTTCGCAATCCCATTACGAAGTCCATCGTCACGTGATCCCATTTCCATTCCGGCATTGGTAAGGTTTGAACTAGTCCCCTAGGAGCTTTGCTTTCCGCCTTGACTAGTTGGCATGTTGAGCATCGGGCAACCCAGCTTGCCACATCCATCTTCATTCCCACCCAATGATAGTGTCTTTTCAGATCATGATACATCTTTTGTAATCCCGGGTGAATGGAGAATTTAGATTGATgtgcttctctaagtatttCCTCCCTTAGCCCCTTATAGGCCGGAACACACACTCGCACGTTCACCACAATGGTTCCATTGTTTGAAGTTTCATACTCCGTTTTATTATTCTCCGCCCATTTCATCAAATCCTTGTCCTGCCCTTGGGCCAATCGGATTCTACTAAGTAGGTCCGCTTGATCGGCCGCACCCAACTCTCTTGACAACACATTCAAATGCAATGTCCCCATCATGTTTACTAACGCTTCATgattcttctctgcttctacCTCACATCGTCTCCGACTTAAGGTGTCCGCCACTTGATTCACCTTCCCGGGATGATAAGCGATATCCAAGTCATAATCCGCCACCAACTCCATCTACCTTTTCTGCCGTAGACTTAACTCAGGCTGGGTGAATATGTACTTAAAGCTCTTGTGATCGGTGAAGATTTGGACCTTGGCACCATAGAGGTAAGATCGTCAAATCTTCAAGGCGAACACTACGGCAGCCATTTCCAAATCATGCGTAGGATAATTGCCCTCGTGCTTCCGCAATTGCCGTGAGGTATAAGCAATCACACTACATTTTTGCATAAGGACACATCTTAATCCCGTTATTGATGCGTCTGTGTACACCATGTATGGCTCATCCGCTTCCGGCAAGGTTAGCACCGGAGCACTTGTTAACATCAACTTCAAGTCGGCGAAGCTCTTTTTGCACTCATCCGACCATTGGAACTTAGTGTCCTTGCTGGTAAGTCTAGTCATGGGTTGAGCCATGCTCGCAAATCCTTTCACACATCTCTGATAGTACCCGGCCAAACCCAGAAAACTCCTAATCTCGGTCGCACTCTTTGGCCAAGGCTAGTCCTTTATAGACTTAATTTTCTCAGGATCCACGGAGACTCCCTTATCCGACACAATGTGCCCGAGAAACCTAACTCGCCTTTGCCAAAAGGAACATTTGCTTAGTTTTGTAAACAGCTTATGTCCTCTTAGTCTCTCCAAAACCGCccttatatgattttgatggGTTCCTTCATCCTTCGAATAAACGAGTatgtcatcaataaagatgatcacaaact
It encodes the following:
- a CDS encoding transcriptional factor B3 family protein, coding for MCGEMILIEEKGRSWTVDLKRKNSCPTTYIKRGWRSFCNANGFRAGSFFTFKLFQRGGTLGLRLFHRELEEEAMPIECLSTEPDRNQNERSSQIWKDSSSPSQNRFVTIL
- a CDS encoding Polynucleotidyl transferase, ribonuclease H-like superfamily protein (Polynucleotidyl transferase, ribonuclease H-like superfamily protein; FUNCTIONS IN: nucleic acid binding; INVOLVED IN: biological_process unknown; LOCATED IN: cellular_component unknown; CONTAINS InterPro DOMAIN/s: Polynucleotidyl transferase, ribonuclease H fold (InterPro:IPR012337); BEST Arabidopsis thaliana protein match is: Ribonuclease H-like superfamily protein (TAIR:AT3G09510.1); Has 336 Blast hits to 336 proteins in 11 species: Archae - 0; Bacteria - 0; Metazoa - 0; Fungi - 0; Plants - 336; Viruses - 0; Other Eukaryotes - 0 (source: NCBI BLink).) encodes the protein MGWCITVVHNTKWKAPPDTHIKCNYDAGFNVQNLDSTARWIIRNHDGIAQHWGSLQLDNTSTPLEAETKALLAALQQTWIRGYLRVIMEGDCETLTNLVSGSSSHNHLANLLDDIRIWAKKFSNVQFSFVRRGGNKVAHELAKLGCNSTCFYSDSCTLPIWLHQHYCNDFG